ACATCGGAGCCGAGGATCATCACCGGCCCGAGCAGGGCGGCCATCGGCAGGACCCAGCGGTGGGCGGTGCCCACCAGGGCGCGGGCGATGTGCGGGACGGCCAGGCCGGTGAAGGCGATCGGGCCGACCGCGGCGACGGCGGCGCCGGTGAGCACGGTGGCGCCGAGGGCGCCCAGGGCGCGCAGCCGGCCGACGTTGTTGCCGAGGTTGCGGGCGGCGTCGTCGCCGAGGGCGAGGGCGTCGAGTCCTCGGGCGACGGCCGCGACCAGGAGGGCTCCGGCGAGCATGAACGGCCAGAACTGGCCGATCAGCTCGCCGTCGCGGCCGCTGATGGAGCCGACCTGCCAGAAGCGGAACTCGTCGAGGGCGCGGGCGTTGGTGGTGGCGATCCCGGACACGACCGAGGCGAGGAAGGCGTTCATCGCGGCGCCCGCGAGGGCGAGCTTGACCGGTGACGCCCCGCCGCGCCCGCCGCTGGCGACGGCGTACACGGCCACTCCGGCCACGGCGGAGCCGGCGAACGCGAACCAGACGTAGCCGCCCAGCGAGTGCACGCCGAAGAACGCGATGGCGGTCACCACGCCGACCGATGCGCCCTGGCTGATGCCGAGGATGCCGGGTTCGGCGATGGGGTTGCGGGTGATGCCCTGCATGACCGTTCCCGCGAGAGCGAGCGCGGCGCCGGCCAGGATGCCGACCACCGTGCGGGGTACGCGCAGGGCGCGGACCACCTGGGCGTCGGCGCTGCCGCCGTCGTGGAACAGGGCCTGGATCGCGGCGCCCGGTGCGACGTGGCGGCTGCCGACGATGAGGCTCAGGAGGACGGCGACCAGCAGCATCGCCGCGCCGGCGAGCAGCCAGGCTGCCCGCCGGCGGGTGAGGGGGGAGGGCGGCATGCGCCGGGCTCGCTCTCTTCTTGCGGTGCTCAGGCCGTCAGGTGCTTCTGGAGGTCGTCGAGGACCGCTTCGGCTGCGGTGACGCCGAGGCCCAGGTACCAGGTCTCGTCGGGGACGTCGAAGGCGTGCCCGTCCTTGACCGCCTTGAGGTTCTTCCACAGCGGGTTGGACTGGGCCTTGCTCTTGTCGGTGGCCTTCGCGTCGCCGTAGACGCCGGTGAAGATGTAGTCGGCGTCGGCCTGGTCGATGTTCTCGGCGCTGACCTCGGCGGCCAGGTCGGGGATGTCCTGGTTCGCGGGGCGCGGGATGCCGACGTCCTTGAGGATGGTGCCGATGAAGGAGGCGTTGGCGTAGAGGCGGATCAGCCCGTCGGGCAGGTAGCGGACCATCGACACGGTCGGCTTGTCGGCCCCGAGCTTCTCGCCGAGGGCCTCGGCCTTCTTCTTGTACGCGGCGAGGTTGGCCTCGGCCTGGGAGGTCTTGTCCAGCGCGGCGGCGTTGAGGAGGTAGTTCTCCTTCCAGGTGAAGCCGGGGCGGATGGAGAAGACGGTGGGCGCGATCTGCGACAGCTCGTCGTAGGAGTTGGCGGCGCGCAGCTGGCTGCCCAGGATCAGGTCGGGCTTGAGCGCGGCGATCGCCTCCAGGTTGAGGCTGTTGATGGTGCCGACGTTCTTGGGGGTGCCCGCGTCCTTCTTGAGGTACGAGGGGAGCTCCGGCGAGCCCTCGGTCGGGGCGAGGCCGACCGGCTTCACGCCGAGCGAAACGACGTTGTCGAGCTCGCCGACGTCGAGGACGACGACCCGCTGGGGCTGCGCCTTGATCTCGGTGCTGCCCATGGCGTGCTTGACCGTACGGGGCCACTCGCCGGGCTGGGCGTCGGTGCCGAGCGCGGCGGTCTTCTCGGCGGCGTCGCCGAAGTCCTTGCCGCCCTTGGCGACGGACTTGGAGTCCTTCGTCCCCCGGGCGGACGAGCCCTGGTCGTCCCCGGAGGAATCGGCGCCGCACGCGGCGAGGGAGAGTGCGGCAGCGACGGCGAGGGCTACTGCGGCGGTACCACGGCGCCGATATGACATGAACGTATCTCCTAGTTGGTTCACCTTTAAAGAATTAGGCGAGCCTCACCTTATGCCAACGTTATCGGCGCGGAAGCAAGCGGGGTGACACGTTCCAGCCATCAGCCGATGGCCGATTCCGGCCCGTCAGAAGAGGGCGTCGGCCAGCATGAAGGCCGCGACCGCCAGCAGGGCCCAGGCGAAGAGACGTTGCAGGGTGTTGCCGCTGAGGCGTTGGGCGTACCGCTTGCCGTCCCAGGCGCCGAGGATCGCGGCGGCGGTGAAGGGGGCGATGACGGCCCAGTCCAGATGCATGCCGCTGCCGGCGCGGGCGCCGAGCGCGGCGATCGAGTTGAGGGTGATGACCAGCAGGCTGGTGCCGATGGCCCGGCGCATGGGGAGGTTCAGCACCCGGACCAGCGCCGGTACGGCGAGGAAGCCGCCGCCCACCCCCAGCAGCCCCGTCACCGCGCCGAGGCCGGCCCCGGCGGCGCCCGCCTTCGCGGGGCGCACCTCGCCCGTGGCCGGGGCGGTCGCGGGGCGCAGCATGCGCAGGGCGGCGAGGCCCGCGATTCCGGCGAAGGCGAAGGTCAGGAGCGCCTGGGGCAGATGGCCCGCGGCCAGGCCCGCGAGCATGGCGGGGACGATGCCCGCCGACGCGAACAGCAGCCCGGTCCGCCAGGCCACGTTGCCGTCGCGGGCGTGCCCG
The sequence above is drawn from the Streptomyces sp. NBC_00525 genome and encodes:
- a CDS encoding FecCD family ABC transporter permease, with product MPPSPLTRRRAAWLLAGAAMLLVAVLLSLIVGSRHVAPGAAIQALFHDGGSADAQVVRALRVPRTVVGILAGAALALAGTVMQGITRNPIAEPGILGISQGASVGVVTAIAFFGVHSLGGYVWFAFAGSAVAGVAVYAVASGGRGGASPVKLALAGAAMNAFLASVVSGIATTNARALDEFRFWQVGSISGRDGELIGQFWPFMLAGALLVAAVARGLDALALGDDAARNLGNNVGRLRALGALGATVLTGAAVAAVGPIAFTGLAVPHIARALVGTAHRWVLPMAALLGPVMILGSDVIGRVLFPPSEVPVAVMTALIGVPFLVALVRRRTVVAA
- a CDS encoding ABC transporter substrate-binding protein translates to MSYRRRGTAAVALAVAAALSLAACGADSSGDDQGSSARGTKDSKSVAKGGKDFGDAAEKTAALGTDAQPGEWPRTVKHAMGSTEIKAQPQRVVVLDVGELDNVVSLGVKPVGLAPTEGSPELPSYLKKDAGTPKNVGTINSLNLEAIAALKPDLILGSQLRAANSYDELSQIAPTVFSIRPGFTWKENYLLNAAALDKTSQAEANLAAYKKKAEALGEKLGADKPTVSMVRYLPDGLIRLYANASFIGTILKDVGIPRPANQDIPDLAAEVSAENIDQADADYIFTGVYGDAKATDKSKAQSNPLWKNLKAVKDGHAFDVPDETWYLGLGVTAAEAVLDDLQKHLTA
- a CDS encoding sulfite exporter TauE/SafE family protein, whose amino-acid sequence is MTALILALVAGTVVGLALGGLGGGGSVLAVPALTYLIGMPAADAITASLIIVTLTSVTSLAGHARDGNVAWRTGLLFASAGIVPAMLAGLAAGHLPQALLTFAFAGIAGLAALRMLRPATAPATGEVRPAKAGAAGAGLGAVTGLLGVGGGFLAVPALVRVLNLPMRRAIGTSLLVITLNSIAALGARAGSGMHLDWAVIAPFTAAAILGAWDGKRYAQRLSGNTLQRLFAWALLAVAAFMLADALF